A genomic window from Cucumis melo cultivar AY chromosome 8, USDA_Cmelo_AY_1.0, whole genome shotgun sequence includes:
- the LOC103484718 gene encoding uncharacterized protein LOC103484718, with protein MAIPSKLYSSCSVLMGFLFAYSTAVQFNDPDWYLWVPLYGCACAVNLLKWNVSLEAMNNVAKAAMGVGICLWVKVVAEDYMNGIAGFLSLDLSERVVREKTGSGLVVCSMILHLIAASSSSPKLRITSKSKRVFPRHLTYGIACLVAFSYGLPIFFFLVKKGKMKF; from the exons atggcAATACCCTCCAAATTATACAGCAGCTGCTCTGTGTTAATGGGGTTTTTGTTTGCTTATTCCACAGCTGTTCAGTTTAACGATCCTG ATTGGTATTTATGGGTTCCACTTTATGGCTGTGCTTGTGCTGTGAATCTTCTCAAATGGAATGTCTCTTTAGAAGCCATGAATAATGTTGCTAAGGCAGCAATGGGAGTTGGAATATGTTTGTGGGTGAAGGTTGTAGCAGAGGATTATATGAATGGAATTGCAGGTTTTCTCTCTTTAGATTTAAGTGAGAGAGTGGTGAGGGAGAAAACAGGAAGTGGATTGGTTGTGTGCTCCATGATTTTACATCTGATAGCTGCATCTTCATCATCCCCAAAACTTCGTATAACAAGTAAAAGTAAAAGGGTGTTTCCGAGACATCTCACATATG GAATAGCATGTTTGGTGGCATTTAGTTATGGACTtc